A genomic stretch from Clupea harengus unplaced genomic scaffold, Ch_v2.0.2, whole genome shotgun sequence includes:
- the LOC122129162 gene encoding uncharacterized protein LOC122129162 isoform X1 yields the protein MNSDSSYEKIKLSFLSVNQEQGDSLTYLKGIEDCVGLYRHDEIRVKEEFTWTIGPFEDTIFKDNRKILENWQMRYLPDHMMMQVLGTIKNNSCELGCLQVVLMVCEDMKLYAYREMEMHLVADNLQELFDEGISFPGKKMFYHGQRFDKMTEADLKAAKKSDARKTLNEKHKKLLESLLPEFKASMAAFKRKESEIAPAEGRAKGQSPGAESTKRTLRRSTRKLPLASKSRDLKRQKPSAPHQGRAQGGRKVATARMPCSTQEKAKREKRKYQERDKQLKEAGKGCTPLYDYFPKKKKLSSR from the exons GAGACTCCCTCACATATCTTAAAGGTATTGAGGATTGTGTGGGGCTCTATCGCCATGATGAAATAAGGGTGAAAGAAGAGTTCACGTGGACAATTGGACCCTTCGAAGACACCATCTTTAAAGATAACAGAAAGATATTGGAGAACTGGCAGATGCGGTACCTCCCTGATCACATGATGATGCAGGTGTTAGGAACCATCAAAAATAACAGCTGTGAACTAGGGTGCCTTCAAGTAGTCCTCATGGTTTGTGAAGACATGAAGCTCTACGCTTATCGTGAAATGGAGATGCACCTGGTGGCAGACAACCTACAGGAGCTGTTTGATGAAGGGATCTCTTTCCctggaaagaaaatgttttatcaTGGCCAACGTTTTGATAAGATG ACAGAGGCGGACTTGAAAGCCGCGAAGAAGTCTGATGCAAGGAAGACActaaatgaaaaacacaagaaACTGCTGGAGTCACTGCTTCCTGAATTTAAGGCATCGATGGCAGCTTTCAAACGTAAAGAATCTGAA ATTGCACCTGCTGAAGGAAGAGCAAAGGGCCAAAGCCCAGGTGCGGAATCAACAAAGAG AACTCTCCGAAGAAGTACAAGGAAGTTACCACTGGCCAGCAAGTCCCGGGATCTTAAGAGGCAAAAGCCAAGTGCACCccaccagggacgtgcacagggggGGCGTAAGGTTGCAACTGCCCGTATGCCCTGCTCGACTCAAGAAAAggcaaaaagggaaaaaagaaagtatCAGGAGAGAGATAAGCAGCTAAAGGAGGCAGGAAAGGGGTGCACACCTTTGTATGATtattttccaaaaaaaaaaaagctaagcagcaggtga
- the LOC122129162 gene encoding uncharacterized protein LOC122129162 isoform X2, translating into MNSDSYEKIKLSFLSVNQEQGDSLTYLKGIEDCVGLYRHDEIRVKEEFTWTIGPFEDTIFKDNRKILENWQMRYLPDHMMMQVLGTIKNNSCELGCLQVVLMVCEDMKLYAYREMEMHLVADNLQELFDEGISFPGKKMFYHGQRFDKMTEADLKAAKKSDARKTLNEKHKKLLESLLPEFKASMAAFKRKESEIAPAEGRAKGQSPGAESTKRTLRRSTRKLPLASKSRDLKRQKPSAPHQGRAQGGRKVATARMPCSTQEKAKREKRKYQERDKQLKEAGKGCTPLYDYFPKKKKLSSR; encoded by the exons GAGACTCCCTCACATATCTTAAAGGTATTGAGGATTGTGTGGGGCTCTATCGCCATGATGAAATAAGGGTGAAAGAAGAGTTCACGTGGACAATTGGACCCTTCGAAGACACCATCTTTAAAGATAACAGAAAGATATTGGAGAACTGGCAGATGCGGTACCTCCCTGATCACATGATGATGCAGGTGTTAGGAACCATCAAAAATAACAGCTGTGAACTAGGGTGCCTTCAAGTAGTCCTCATGGTTTGTGAAGACATGAAGCTCTACGCTTATCGTGAAATGGAGATGCACCTGGTGGCAGACAACCTACAGGAGCTGTTTGATGAAGGGATCTCTTTCCctggaaagaaaatgttttatcaTGGCCAACGTTTTGATAAGATG ACAGAGGCGGACTTGAAAGCCGCGAAGAAGTCTGATGCAAGGAAGACActaaatgaaaaacacaagaaACTGCTGGAGTCACTGCTTCCTGAATTTAAGGCATCGATGGCAGCTTTCAAACGTAAAGAATCTGAA ATTGCACCTGCTGAAGGAAGAGCAAAGGGCCAAAGCCCAGGTGCGGAATCAACAAAGAG AACTCTCCGAAGAAGTACAAGGAAGTTACCACTGGCCAGCAAGTCCCGGGATCTTAAGAGGCAAAAGCCAAGTGCACCccaccagggacgtgcacagggggGGCGTAAGGTTGCAACTGCCCGTATGCCCTGCTCGACTCAAGAAAAggcaaaaagggaaaaaagaaagtatCAGGAGAGAGATAAGCAGCTAAAGGAGGCAGGAAAGGGGTGCACACCTTTGTATGATtattttccaaaaaaaaaaaagctaagcagcaggtga
- the LOC122129165 gene encoding uncharacterized protein LOC122129165, whose amino-acid sequence MCAERVQEIIENGLVKCTFYFLMTITFLSGIIYSWFCVRLANWEQEYMSNAAQFILKALGLLACDPNLRTLFDEMLHSILFLGYCLEFRATPEETLGEDMCELLRDSGFSRALMEYVNKLPRRSPFSCLLDMIVTIVGRDNADRVREELRDFINNLDVKGSETLIGKTICITSDLITNEVLTYGASLSHTLKRNKKIILAVSCLHTWHPLVSYAVMCQTQGVAKVSINLQNISASCTAYDVNTLEEKPPCHFCQEMFPLEGNVPIHGPSHLPGNCAEPEAISKLLRIKNINMNQTNIELIANLGHQYPRHVSLESIYMPLE is encoded by the exons ATGTGTGCTGAACGTGTGCAAGAGATTATCGAAAACGGGTTGGTAAAATGCactttttattttctcatgACTATAACTTTTCTTTCTGGGATAATTTATTCTTGGTTCTGTGTTAGGTTGGCAAATTGGGAGCAGGAATATATGTCTAATGCAGCTCAGTTCATCCTAAAAGCCCTTGGGCTGTTGGCTTGTGATCCCAATTTACGGACACTCTTTGATGAG ATGCTGCATAGTATCTTATTTTTGGGATACTGTCTTGAATTCCGAGCAACTCCTGAAGAAACCCTGGGTGAAGACATGTGTGAACTGCTCAGGGATTCTGGCTTTAGTAGAGCATTGATGGAGTATGTCAACAAATTACCTCGACGATCACCGTTTTCCTGTCTGCTTGATATG ATTGTGACAATTGTGGGGAGAGACAATGCTGATCGAGTACGTGAGGAATTGAGAGACTTCATCAACAACTTAGACGTGAAGGGGAGTGAGACGCTTATTGGTAAAACCATATGCATCACTTCTGATCTGATTACCAACGAGGTCTTGACTTATGGGGCTTCCCTTTCTCACACCCTGAAGAGGAATAAGAAAATCATTCTGGCCGTGTCCTGTTTGCACACATGGCATCCTCTAGTGTCATATGCTGTTATGTGCCAAACCCAAGGTGTAGCTAAAGTCAGCATTAATCTCCAAAACATATCTGCTAGCTGCACTGCATACGATGTCAACACCTTGGAAGAAAAACCTCCATGTCATTTTTGCCAAGAGATGTTCCCCCTTGAGGGAAATGTCCCAATTCATGGTCCCAGCCATCTCCCTGGCAACTGTGCTGAGCCAGAGGCCATAAGCAAACTGCTACGGATCAAAAATATCAACATGAATCAAACAAATATTGAACTTATTGCAAATCTGGGGCATCAATATCCAAGGCATGTGTCATTGGAATCAATATACATGCCTCTGGAGTGA